In a genomic window of Onychostoma macrolepis isolate SWU-2019 chromosome 08, ASM1243209v1, whole genome shotgun sequence:
- the taf10 gene encoding transcription initiation factor TFIID subunit 10, with product MNVDHPQTGQTGAAAASSTSTSNCVPNSASTNVSSIPAVGSGNVPTSAAMATPSSDSTVSNGVYVPTGIANGDVKPVISTTPLADFLMQLEDYTPTIPDAVTGYYLNRAGFEASDPRIIRLISLASQKFISDIANDALQHCKMKGTASGSSRNKTKDKKYTLTMEDLTPAMAEYGINVKKPHYFI from the exons ATGAACGTGGATCATCCGCAAACCGGACAAACTGGAGCAGCAGCCGCATCCAGCACATCCACATCCAACTGCGTCCCGAACAGCGCCTCCACAAACGTCAGCAGCATCCCTGCGGTCGGCAGCGGCAATG TTCCCACCTCGGCAGCAATGGCAACCCCATCATCCGACTCCACCGTGTCAAACGGGGTGTATGTGCCCACAGGCATCGCTAATGGAGACGTGAAGCCCGTTATCTCAACCACACCGCTGGCTGATTTCCTGATGCAGCTGGAGGATTACACCCCAACA ATCCCAGACGCAGTCACAGGATACTACCTCAACCGAGCTGGTTTTGAAGCATCAGATCCAAGAAT AATCCGTCTCATATCATTGGCGTCGCAGAAGTTCATCTCAGATATTGCAAATGACGCACTACAGCACTGCAAAATGAAGGGCACAGCCTCTGGAAGCTCCCGAAACAAGACTAAG GACAAGAAGTACACGCTGACAATGGAAGATCTGACACCAGccatggcagagtatggcataAATGTAAAGAAACCTCATTACTTCATTTGA